The region GACCATCACCGCTGCTGACACAAGGCCGCGCCTCACGCCGGGAACGAACACCTTGGAGAATGAGCGCCACGGCCCGGCACCGAGATCACGCGCGGCATCGAGCAGGCTGAAATCAAACTTCTCAGCGGCGGCGTAGAGCGGCAGGATGGCGAACGGAAGCTGCGTGTAGATGAGCACGAGCAGCACGGTGCCGGCGTTGTTGAGCAGCATGGCATCCTCTGAAATGAAATGCAGCCAGACCAGCAGGCGTGTGAGCGGCCCCTCAGGATGCAGCAGGGACTTCCACGCGAAGATACGGATCAGGAAATTCGAGAGAAAAGGAATCACGACGAGGAGCAACAACACCTGCCGCATGCGCGGGCCGACGCGCGCCATTTGAAACGCCATCGGCAAAGCCAGCGCCAGACAGACCAGTGTAGTCACGCCGCTGAACCACACGGTGCGCCAGAGGATGGGCACATAAGCCGGATCGCTCACCTCATGAACCGTCGCCATCGTCCAGCCTGCCCCGACGCCGCCATGCAGATCCGCCGGACGAAACGCGGTGACGATGACCAAGACGGCCGGAATCACAAAAAACACAGCCAGCCAGGCGAGGGATGGCAGCGTGAGCAACCACTGCTTGGAACGCTGGCGATCTGTGCTCATGCAGCGTCCTCCAGCAGCACGACACGGCCCTCATCGGGGTGAAAACTCATCCACACCTCGGCTCCACGCTCCGGGGCGATCTCACCGCCACTGAACCGGCTGCGCTGAAGCTGGGCGATGATGTGATGCTCCCCGGCACGAATGCGGTAACGCGTGTGTGAACCGAAATAGGCGATGTCTTCGACCACACCAGCAAAAGCATTCACACGATCGCCGCTAAGCGGACGTTTGAGCGTGAGGCTGATTTTTTCCGGGCGCACCATCAGGCGCAGCGTTTGATTCGATGAGATCGTGCCATTGCTAAGCACGAGCGGACTGCCCAAGCCCTCAACCAGCACGCGCACATAGCCCTCGTGTTGGAGTTCGACGGCGGTGCCGGTGAAGAAATTGGCATCCCCGATGAAGGTGGCAACGAAGCTGCTGCGCGGCGTTTCATACAGATGCTCAGGTGAATCGATCTGCTCGACCTTGCCGGCGTTCATCACGGCGATGCGGTCGCTCAGGCTCATGGCCTCACCCTGGTCATGCGTGACATAGATGAAGGTGGTGCCGACCTGCTCATGGATCGTGTTCAGCTCCATGAGCATGTGCTGTCGCAGCTTCAAATCGAGCGCGGCGAGAGGTTCATCGAGCAGCAGCACCTGCGGGCGGTTCACCAGTGCGCGGGCGACGGCGACACGCTGCCGCTGACCGCCGCTAAGCTGCGCGGGACGTTTGCGCGCCTGCTCGCTGAGGCGCACGAGTTCGAGCATGCGATCCACACCGCTGCGGATCTCCTCGCGCGGGCGGCGGCTCATGCGCAGGCCGAAGGCGACGTTTTCCCACACACTGAGATGCGGAAAGAGCGCGTAGTTTTGAAATACGGTGTTCACCGGGCGCTGCTCTGGCGGCAAAGCGGTGATATCCTGACCTCCAACCAGAATCCGCCCACTGTCAGGCCGCTCAAACCCGGCGATCATTCGCAGCAGGGTGGTTTTGCCGCAACCGCTCGGGCCGAGAAGCGAGAATGCCTCCCCTTGGGCAACAGCCAACGACACATCATCCACGGCACGCTGAGAGCCGAAGGATTTGGTGACGTGGTCGATGACGAGAAAATCGTCCATGCAGGCGGAAACAGGTACTGTAGCCCGCAAACAATGGATGTGGCAAGGAGCTTGCGGGATTCATCATCAGCGGCGAGCGTTTCTGAATGGCATCGAATTTTGAAATCCTGCGTCCCCTGGAAGAAGACACGTCCAGTACGCTCTATCTCGTCCGCGACAAAAAACGCGGCCGTGAATCCTGCCTACGACGGTTTAAAACGCAAAAACAGGAGGATATCGAGGGGCTGAAGGAGCTTTTCATGCAGGTCTCCCACATCGACAGCCCGCATCTGGAGCCGGTGGTCGAATTCGGCACCGACAGGGAGGGGTTCTTCGCGGTGACCGAAGGGCTGCCACCGGGCGAGACACTGAGCACCGTGCTGGAGCGAGGCCCGCTGACCATCGCGGAATTTGAAACCGTGGCGCTGCAACTGATGACCGTGCTGGACGAACTGCATGAGCAGGCGGTCGTGCACGGCAGCCTGCGCCCGGATTTTGTGCGCATCACCGGGGCTTCCGCCGCGAACTGGCGCGTCACGCTGCACGGTTTCGGCCAGGGCTTCGCCGGTCGTGACGATAGCAAGGAGGAGCAAATCCGCGCCTACCGCTGCACTGCGCCGGAGCAGTGGCAGGACGGTACGACGCGACGCCGCACCGATGTCTATGCCCTGGGCTGCGTGCTATATGAGGCGTTGGCCGCAAGACCGCCCTTCGATGGCAAGGTATTGAAGGAACTCCGCCTCAAGCACATCAGCCATGATCTGCCGCCCTTGCAAAAGATCTCCTCGCATGTACCGGGCTGGATGTGCGCCTGGGTGATGCACCTGCTGGCCGTGGATCCCGAGCAGCGCCCACGTAAGGCGGCGGTGGCCCGTGAGCTTTTTGAGCGTCGAGAGGCACCAAACCTGCCGGAACTACCACCGCGCTCGGAAACACCGGCTGAGATCGCGCCCACCACACCACCGGTCAGCCTGAATCCGCAACCGCCCTCCTCACCCGTCGTTCTGCCCACGGCTCATCACGGAGCACGCCATCATGCGACCTCGAGCACGATCCCCATCGCCGCCGGTCCCCATGTGGCCGCCGCCAGGGCGAAACGACCCACGACCATCGTGGCAGCACCACGCAAAACCTACGCGCCGCCACGCAAACCGCCGGCCCCGGCAGGGAACAACCTCAAGCCCAAGCTGATCGCCGCAGCCGCAGTCGTGCTGCTGCTGGTGATTTTCATGCTGTCTCGCTGTGGGAAGGCTCCTGCACCTGTGAAGGGAAAACCGGGGCAAAAACAGCGCTGAGACACAACGACGTGAAGCAGACATCGCTGCCTGCTTCACGCACCCATTGCACTCCACTCACTCTCAGATCGACATCAGAAAGTCGAGCAACTGCTGCACCTGCTGGTTGGTGAGCCTCAGGTAGCGCTCTTTCGCCGCCTTAGCCTCGCCATCATGCGCCTTGATCGCATCATTGACCGTCGCGGCACGCCCGTCGTGCAGATACGGGGCGCTGGCGCGCAGGCCCCACAGCGGCGCGGTCTTCATGTCGCGCACATCGGCGGTGCCTTGAGCGATGCCGTCGCCCAGAGCGCCCATGTCATGCAGCAGCAGGTCGGAGAACAACCACACCTCCTGGTTGCGCAGAGAAGCGGAGCGATTGGGACCTGTGCGCATCACCGGCACATGACAGGTCGCGCAGCCGACAGTTTGAAACACATTTCTTCCAGCCACGGCGCTTGGCGTCAGTTGCAGGCGCGGCGGAGCGCCAAGCCATTGCATGAACTCGGCCAGCCGGTCGATGTCTCCCCTGCCCTGCGCATCCAGCGTGTCCTCAGGATCGGCGACCGTGTCGTACTGGCTGAGAAGCTGCGCATTGCCATTCGGCGCGTTTTCCACCGGGAACAGGCGGTTGGTGATGCCCATCTCGTTCACATACGCCTCACCGGAAAATGTCAGCAGAGTGGCGACTTGTGCTTTCCAGCCAAAACGGCCAATCATGTTCCGCCCTGTCGCCGCATCCTGCACACGGGACACCTTTCCCAGCACACCATCCACTGGCTGCCGCCTCACGTTGCGCAGAATCTCCGCGTCCGGGATCGCCTCGATCAGACCGAGGCCAAAGAGCGGCGTGGTATTGCGCTGTGCCACCACGTTCGCCTCCGGCGGCACGACCTCATGCACCGCCGAATTGATCTCGCGCTCCTGCAACAGTGAACCACCCAACGTCGCCAGCGGATTGAACACGCCGTTCTCCGTGCGGCCGAAACGCGTCACATTGAACACACTCGCTCCGCCGACAGCAGGCGACGAATGGCAGATCACGCACGAGGAACCGTTGAAAATCGGCCCCAAGCCGCTGGTATCCGTCTCCACGGCTTCAAAGTCGGCCCTGCCATCGCGAAACTCCTGCAACTCGCGCCGCGTGAGTCCTGGCAGCGGATCACCGAACTGCGGTTGTCGCGGATTGGGCGGAGGCGTTTGCGGGATCTGCGCCGGTTGCGGACGTTGCGAAGGCTGCTTCAGCGGAGGCGGTGGCGGTGGCGTCCGAGGAGCCGGCTGCGTGGCCGGAGCCGCAGGCGCGTTGCGCGGGGGCGGTGGCGGCTGCTTTTTCGGTGCCTGGGCGCTGGCTGGCGTCACGATGGAGCACGCCAGCGCGAGCATGAGGATGGGGTGATTGCGGATCGCTTTCATAGCATGTGGTGTGGGTTGCGATCACGCCCGTGCGCATGATCTTGCTGCCCCGGAAAAGCCCGCACGCAGAAAATCGTTACTGTATTTTTCAAACTCACCCGTCATGACTCTCAAACTCCTCCTCAAATACCTCCTCAGCGCAGGCATCATCACCCTGGTGAGCGAAATGGTGAAACGCAGTGACAAAGCCGGCGCCCTCCTCGCCGCGCTGCCGTTCGTGAGCATCATCACTTTGTTCTGGGTGCATTTTGAGAGCGCTCCTGAACTGCGGGCACAGAAGACCGCCGACCACATGTATTACATCTTCTGGTACGTGCTGCCCACGCTGCCCATGTTCCTGCTCTTTCCTGCCTTTCAACGCTGGTGGGGCTTTTACGGCGCCCTCGGCGGCAGCGCCGTGCTCACCATCGCCCTCTTCGCGCTGCTGCGCGTCATCACCGCCCGCTTTGGGTTGATGCTGTGATCGAACTCATCTAACCACTCCGACATGAACACACCACTTTGCCGCTGGGGCATTCTCGGCGCCGCCTTCATCGCACGCAAAAACTGGCAGGCCATCCGCGATGCCGGAAACGCCACGCTGGTTGCTGTGGCCAGCCGTGATCTGGCTCGTGCGCAAAGTTTCATCAATGAATGCCAGGGCAGCGCGCCGCATCCCACCGCTCCTGAGGCGATGGACAGCTACGATGCACTGCTCACGCGAACCGACATCGATGCCGTTTACATTCCGCTGCCCACCGGATTGCGGAAGGAGTGGGTGATTCGCGCCGCGCAGGCCGGAAAACACGTTCTCGTCGAAAAACCTGTCGGTTGCGGCGCCACCGATGTCGCCGAGATCATCGCCGCGTGTGAAAAGCACCACGTGCAGTTCATGGACGGCGTCATGTTCATGCACGGGCGCCGATTGAATCATCTGCGTGGCGTGGTAGATCGCGATGTCGGCCAGATCCGCCACATCGCCTCGCAATTCAGCTTCATGAGCGACGCGGAATTCCAGCGCACCAACATCCGTGCGCACGGCACGCTCGAACCACTCGGCTGTCTGGGCGATCTCGGCTGGTACTGCCTGCGCTTCACGCTTTGGGCCATGAACTACGCAGTCCCCACTCACGTCACCGGCCGCATCCATGCCGAAACACGGCAAACCGATGACGCGCCGCCCGTACCGCTCGAATTCTCCGGCACGCTCACCTTCGCGGGCGGCACCAGTGCCTCGTTCTACTGCTCCTTCACCGCCGCGAACGCCCAGTGGGCCATCGTCAGTGGCGACAATGGCCTGCTGCAAGTCTCCGACTTCGTCCTGCCCTTCTCCGGCCCGCAAACCCATTTCAGCATCACCCGCTCTGATTTCGTCCTCGACCGCTGCCAGTTCGACATGCACGAAGGCCGCAGCATCGAAACAATCGACGAACCCAGCAGCAACGCGCCCGGCTCGCAGGAATGCGGCATGTTTCAAACCTTTTCCCAACTCGTGCTCTCAGGCAAAATCGACCCGCACTGGCCCAACATCAGCCTGCTCACGCAACGTGTGCTCGACGCCTGTCTGCGTTCGGCAAGAGCGGGAGGCGTGACCGTTGATTGTTGACGACGATGTTCTGACAAGGCAGTCAGGGATCAAACTGATTGTTCAAATGCCCCAGTGTCGCGAAATGAACCCGGTTGTCCTGGGGAACACAGACGTACTCATTTGGGACAACCCATTGAACGCTATGAAAACACTCACCAAGCTTACCGCTATCGCGCTGCTGCTCATGAGCAGCACCGCCCTCCGTGCCGACCTCGCCGACATGGTGGCCTTGGCTATCTACGCAGACCAGCTTCAAAACCAAGGTGTGCGAGGCCCCCAATTCACCCAACTGGTGGATCAACGTTACGTGATGCTGTATCCAGACTACAGGTACCAAGGCAATGGCATGGGCGGCTTCGTGCAGCAAATGCATGCCCGAGGCCTTTATGGCAAAGCCTTGGCCAATGCCATTCATGCCGAACAACAACGCCGTGGCATCGGCATGGGTCGTGGCAATGCGGGCATCCCACCCGGACAGCTCAAAAAAACCGGCATCGGCCTTTTCGGTCCAGGCAAGGTCAAGCCCGGCAAACCCAACACGGGTCTGTTCAACTTCCTGGGCAAGAACAAACCCAAGGATAAGCCTGCGTCATTCAGCACGGGCAAAGGCAAACACAAGAAATGATGTTTGCGCGGATGGAACAAATGTGAGGCGGAGCACAAGCTGCCCGCCTCACTGGGACGACAGGCTTTGCTACAAATCCAGCACCTTGTCCATGCGCTTCGCCACATCGGCTAGGTAATCCCAGTTCCCGGCCTTCACCTCAGCAGCAGCCCACCCCGTATAATTGATCTTGACCAGTTCAGCGCGCACCGCGGCCCAGTTGATGCTGCCTTCGCCGAGCGGCTTGTCGAAACCTTTGCGCATGCCTTCGTTCATTGCTCTGTCGAGGTCGTATTCCTTCACATCGAGCTTCTGGCTCCGCTTCCCAAGCACCTGCGCCCAATGCTCCGGCACGCCCCAGCGCACCATGTTGCCGATGTCGAAATGCACCTGCACCCACGGGCTGCCCACTTCATCAATGAACCGCGCCATGTCGTAGGCGCTGATGAGAAACGTGTTCCAGACATTTTCGATCAGCACCTTGATTCCCTGTTTCTCCGCATGCAGAGCAGCAGCCTTCATGCGTACAACTGACTCGTCCCACGTCTGCTGAAGCGGCTTGTCCTGCGGATAAGCCAGCACGACTAGCATCGAGTCACCATCGAGTTTCTTCGTGAGATCAATGCCCGCCTCCAGCCCATCGCTGCGTCCACCGACCGTGCCGTCGATGACCAACCCGCTCTCCTTGCTCGCGGCGATCCATTCATCCGCGTTATCTGTGTTCACATGACCGAGCAGACTCGGTTCCACACCTTCATAGCCGCAAGCACGCAGCTTCTTGAAAGCCTCCGTCAACGTCATGCCCTGCGCCGCCTTCTGCGCCATGCCCCACTTGAGCGATTTGCGAATCTTACCCGTGAATTGCCCGGCATGAACGCCGGAAACCGGGATCGCAGCGGCAGCGGCGGAGGAGAGAATGAATGAGCGGCGGTTCATGGGTGTGGAGCAGCATCTCAGAAAATCGGAGCGCCTGTCGAGCTTGAAACAGTGCCTCAGCCCGCTTCACCCAAATTGCAGAAGCGATCCTTGCCGTGGATCAATCTCCCGAATTATACTCCGCACATGCGCGCCTTGCTGACTTTGCTGCTCCTTGCCTGGAGCCTCCCTGCCCAGGAACCGAAACAACAGGCGGCCGCAGCCTCGAATGCCCACGCCTGCGAGCTGTTCCAATTCTTCCGTCAGATGACCGAGGGCAATTTTTGCTTCTCCCCTTTCAGTTCGCATCAGATCGCCAGCCTTCTCACAGCAGCGGCGAACGGTGAAACACAAGCCGAACTCGCAGCAGTTGCTCACATGGCCGATGGCACGGCAAAAGGGGTCGAAAATACCGGTGCGTTGCGTGCCGAATTAGCTGCCACTGCAGGCAGGGGAGCGCTTGGGTTGGAAATCACTAATTCACTATGGGCTGCAGATGCCAGCGACTTTCAGCCGTCGTTCTTGGAGTCCGCTCGCTCACAATTCGGCGCAACGCTGCAAAAACTGCCGAAAGGCGATGCCACCACCTGCGCGGCCGCCGTGAATCTCTGGGTGCGTGAGAAGACACGCGGACGTGTGCCGCAGATCGTCGGCCCTGCCTCATTTGCGTCACCGGAACGCGCCGTGGTGGCCGTAAACACGGTGTATCTCAAAGGCCGCTGGTCGAGTCCCTTCGACCCCAGGCTCACCAAACCACGCTCATTCCAAACACCAAGCCAGGCCGTCATGCTGCCCACGATGCTGATGCCGCTCGGTGCGTTTGATTATGCCGAGGCCGAATCCTGGCAATGCCTCGAAATGCCCATGACTAGCGGTGAGGTGAGCGTGCTAATCCTGCTGCCACGCAATGATCCCGCACGGTTAAAAATCGAAGCCAGTCTCAGCCCAGAACACTGGAACGCCGTGCGCAGCGGCATCGCCAACTGTGACGTGAACGTGATGCTGCCACGCTTTGGCTACAGCACGCAACTCAGCCTCAAGGCACTCTGGCAGGCGCTGGGCGCGAAACGTTTGTTCCAGGCGGGTGCCGCTGATCTCTCCAACGGCCTGTCGGCGGGCAACTGGTTCATCAGCGACGTCTCGCACGAGGCAATGATCGAAGTGAACGAACTCGGTGCCGAAGCCGCTGCTGCAACCCTTGGTCCGAGAGACCCTTTCGGAGCCGCTCCTAATCCGCCCAAACGTCGTAATGTCAGCTTCATCGCCAACCGTCCCTTCATCTGGGTGCTGCGGCATCAAGCCACTGGATTGATTCTGTTCATGGGACGTTACGCAGGAGCTTGAGCATCACTCATGACATGAAACGCCGCCGCCTTCTTCAATCTGCCGCCTTGGCGCTCTGCCCGGCAGCCTGCGTGGAAAAACTACGCTCTCCGCTGCCATTCGCCACCCTTGCCGATCTCGCGGCCCTGCTTGAGGCGAAGAACACGACGCCGCTGCTGCTTGCCGAACATTTCCTGGAGCGCATCGCAAGGCTGGACCGTTCCGGGCCGCGACTGAGTGCGATCATTGAACTCAACCCTGAGGTCAAAACGATCGCCGCCTCGTGCAAACCCGGCCTGCTGCATGGCCTGCCGGTCTTGATCAAGGACAACATCGAAACCGCCGATGCCATGCAAACCACGGCAGGTTCGCTGGCACTACGAAATCACAAACCAGCACGCGACGCAGCGCTCGTATCTCGATTGCGCGAGGCTGGCGCCATCATTCTCGGCAAAACGAATCTCAGCGAGTGGGCGAACATCCGCTCGCCCGATTCCACCAGCGGTTGGAGCGCACGCGGTGGTCTCACGCGCAATCCGCACAAGCTCACGCACAGCGCCAGCGGCTCCAGTTCCGGCTCCGCAGTCGCCGTGGCGGCAGGACTGGCTCCGGCGGCGATTGGCACGGAAACCAACGGCTCCATCATTAGTCCGGCCAGCGCCTGCGGCATTGTCGGCTTCAAACCAACGGTCGGACTCATCAGCGGGGCGGGTATCATCCCGATCACCCATCATCAAGACACCGCAGGGCCAATGACGCTCACCGTTCGCGATGCTGCGATGCTCATGCAGGTGCTCAGCAAAGATTTCAGCGCAGAACTGCCGCACGACGCCCTGAAAGGCGCACGCCTCGGCGTGCTGCGGAAACAAAGTGGCAAGCACCCGCAGGTGCTCGCGCTGTTTGAAACTGCGCTGCAAAAACTGCGTGATGCCGGGGCCATCATTATCGATTCCGTTGAACTGCCGAACACTCGCGAAGCCGGCTCCCTGTCCTGGAAGGCCATGCTGATCGAACTGCGCACCGATTTGAACGCCTACCTCGAACAGCGTGGCGGTGACGTGCGCGCGCTGGCGGAATTGATCGCCTTCAATGAAAAACATCGCGACGCCGAAATGCCGCACTTCGGCCAGGAGTTCTTCGAGCAGGCGGAACAACTCGGCACACCGGAAATCATCGCCGCAGGCCAGAAAGCTCGACAGCTTGCCAAAAAACTCGCCGGGCCGGAAGGAATCGACGCTGCGCTCCAAGCTCACGGTCTCGACGCCCTGATCTGCCCCACCAACGATCCTGTCGGCGTGATCGACCTGGAAAAAGGCGACACCAATGAGCGCGTCGCCAGCACTCCTGCCGCCGTGGCCGGCTACCCACATCTCACCGTGCCCATGGGCTTCGTGAACAGCCTGCCGGTCGGTTTTTCTTTCATCGGCACTGCTGGAGCAGATGCGCGCATGCTTGCCCTCGGGCATGGCTTCGAGCAGATCACACTGGCACGTCGTCCGCCGACGTTCAGCGCAGGATAAGACACATCTTTGCCAGCATTGGAGGCGACTTGGCTGTAAAAACGCAGCCCTTGCCATCGTAGGCACAATCATACAGGTCAGCAGCACTTTCATACCACCCAGAAACCATGCAATCCCACCGCCTCAACCTCCTGGTGCTTCTTGCCCTCAGCACGACCGCCCAGGCGCAGCCCATCGGGTTCAACAAGGACATCCGCCCCATCCTTGCCGATGCGTGCTTCCATTGCCACGGACCCGACCCGGGAACCCGCAAGGCCGGACTGCGGCTCGACACCGAGGCGGGATTCTTCACCGCGAAGAAGGGCGAGGAGCCAACCGTCATCAAAGGTCAGCCGGACAAGAGCGCCCTTTTCCAACGCCTGCTCTCCACCGACGAGGATGAAGTGATGCCCCCACCGGAGTCGCACAAAGAGATCAAACCGGCGCAGATCGTCCTCATCAAGGAATGGATCGCCCAAGGTGCCCCGTGGCAGCCGCATTGGTCGCTGATCCAGCCTCAGCGCGGTGCAGAACCTGCCGTCAAAGACAAAACCTGGGTGAAGACGCCCGTGGATCGCTTTGTGCTTTCCAAACTGGAAGCGACAGGCCTCAAGCCCGCACCGGAGGCTGATGCGCACGCGCTCATTCGTCGTGTGAGTCTCGACCTCACCGGTCTGCCGCCTTCGCCGGAGTTGGTGAAGCGTTATGCCACGGCGGAAAAGCTCACGGACGCTCAACTCAGCGCGCTCGCTGATGAACTCATGAAGTCGTCGGCCTACGGCGAACATCGCGCCCGCTACTGGCTGGATGCGGCGCGTTACGGTGACTCCCACGGGCTGCACTTTGACAAACCCCGCGAGATGTGGCCCTACCGCGACTGGGTGGTGAAGGCCTTCAATCGCAACCAGCCTTTCGATCAGTTCACCATCGAGCAGATCGCAGGAGATTTGCTGCCTAAGCCAACCGAAGACCAACTCGTCGCCACTGGATTCCAGCGCTGCAACATCACCACGAATGAAGGCGGCACGATTGATGAAGAAAATGTCGCCAACTACGCAGCGGACCGCGTGCAGACGATGGGCTGGGTCTATTTCGGCCTCACCACGAACTGCTCGCAGTGCCACGATCATAAGTTCGACCCAATCACACAGCGCGACTACTACTCGATGGCCGCGTTCTTCCGCAACACAACGCAGAAAGCCAAGGACGGCAACGTGAAGGACGGCCTCGGCCCCATCCTCGTTCTGCCAACTGACAAAGATCGCCCACGTTGGACCGCCTTGCCCACCGAGATCGCCGCAGCGAAAACGAAGCAGACGGAGTCTCGCAACGGAGCTAAACCGAAGTTTGATCAATGGCTCGCCAGCGCGAAGCCAGAGGATCTCGACAAAGATGTGCCAACCAAAGGCATCGTCGCTCATGTGCCGCTGAATGAAGGCGTTGGCAGTGAAGTCACCGGCAATTGCGGTGCCACAAAGAAATTCAAAGCCACTGGCGAAGTCTCCTGGAAGCCCGATGGCAAACTCGGACCCGCACCCGTGATGAAATCCGGTGGCACCTTTGAGATCGGCGACGTGGCTGACTTTGAAAAGGATCACGCATTCAGCTACGGCGCATGGGTTCGCGCAGGCCGCGCTGGGGTCTTCGGTGGCATCCTTGCCCGCATGGATGAGAAAGGTGATTACCGCGGATGGGATCTCTTTCAAAACGACACCAAGCTCAGCGTCCACATCGTCAGCAAATGGCCCGATGACGCGATCAAAGTCACCACCGCCAAGCCCGCGCTGAGGCCCAATGTGTGGCAGCACGTCTTCGTCACCTATGACGGCAAAGGTAAAGCCGGCGGCGTGCGCATCTTCGTCAATGGCGAAGACACGCCTGTGAAAGCCGAAACCAACGCGCTCAAAGGCAGCATCAAGACCACGACGCCCACACGCATCGGCCAGCGCAGCCACACGCAGATCTTCACGGATGGCGGCGTGCAGGACGTGCGCATCTATGACCGCCAGCTCACCGTTGCTGAAGTGATGACCCTATCCAAAGTCGGCCCGCTGCGCGCCATGCTCACGGCCAAGAAACAGGGTCCGAAACAACAAGAGGCACTGTTTGAGCACTACCTCGTCACACGCGATGCCGCGTATCAGACTGCTTTGTCGCAAACCAACAAGCTGACTGCCGAACAGGACGCCATCAAGGCCCGCAGCCCCATCACCCACATCCAGGAGGAGAAGATGGACGCCAAACCCATGGCCAACATCCTCATGCGCGGTGCCTATGACAAAGTCGGCGAGCAGGTCGATGCCGCCGTGCCAGCTTCACTCGGCAAACTGGCTCCGAATGCCCCGAAGAACCGTCTCGGCCTCGCGCAATGGCTTGTTGCTGCGGATAATCCGCTCACGGCACGCGTCACTGTAAACCGCTTCTGGCAGGAACTCTTTGGCGCAGGCATCGTGAAGACCAGCGACGACTTCGGCATCATGGGCAGTGCTCCCACGCATCCCGAATTGCTCGACTGGCTCGCTGTCGAGTTCCGTGAGAGCGGCTGGGATGTGAAGCGCTTATTCAAGATGCTCATCACCTCCGCCGCCTATCGTCAGGCCACGCTCATCACACCCGAGAAGATCGAAAAAGATCGCGATAACATGCTGCTCTCACGCGGTCCGCGCTTCCGCATGGATGCCGAGATGATTCGCGACTATGCCCTCGCCGCCAGCGGCACGCTCTCGCCCCGCATGGGCGGCCCCGGCACCATGCCGTATCAGCCGGAAAACATCTGGGAAGTCGTCGGCCTCGGCACAGAGAAATACACGCAGGACAAAGGCGAGAACCTCTACCGTCGCACGCTCTACAACTTCTGGAAGCGCATGTCCCCCTCGCCAAACATGGACATCTTCAACGCCCCAAGCCGCGAAGTCAGTTGCGTCCGCCGCGACCGCACCAACACGCCGCTGCAGGCCCTCGTCACCATGAACGACCCGCAGTTCGTCGAAGCCGCCCGCAACCTCGCGCAAAAGGCCATCGCAACCCAGGATCCACTCACCTACATCGCCGAGCGCATCCTCTGCCGTCCGCTGAAAGCCAAAGAACAGCCCATCCTCGCGGCAAGCCTCGCCGATCTCCGCAAGCACTATACCACCAGCGCCGCCGACACCGAAGCCCTCCTCAAAGTCGGCGAATCCAAACCCGACGAAAAGCTCCCCAAAGCCGAACTCGCTACGTGGACGATGCTTTGCAATCAGCTCATGAACCTGGACGAAGTCCTCAACAAGTAATCCGACTGCCATGAATCTTCTTCAAGAATGGAACACCTATCAAACCCGCCGTCAGCTCTTCACACGCGGTAAAAACGTCCTCGGTGGCGCGGCGCTCGCTTCGCTGTTTGGCGAATCCTTGGCCAACGCCTCCAACGCGCACGCTCCAGGCCCGCAGTTCCCGCCAAAGGCCAAGCGTGTGATCTACCTGCACATGGTTGGCGGCCCATCACAGATGGATCTGTTCGACTACAAGCCGCAGATGCAGGCCTATTACGACAAAGACCTGCCGGAAAGCATCCGCAATGGTCAGCGCCTCACGACGATGACCAGCGGGCAGGCGCGTTTCCCCATCGCGCCGTCGAAGTTCCAGTTCAGCGCAGCAGGACA is a window of Prosthecobacter sp. DNA encoding:
- a CDS encoding ABC transporter permease, encoding MSTDRQRSKQWLLTLPSLAWLAVFFVIPAVLVIVTAFRPADLHGGVGAGWTMATVHEVSDPAYVPILWRTVWFSGVTTLVCLALALPMAFQMARVGPRMRQVLLLLVVIPFLSNFLIRIFAWKSLLHPEGPLTRLLVWLHFISEDAMLLNNAGTVLLVLIYTQLPFAILPLYAAAEKFDFSLLDAARDLGAGPWRSFSKVFVPGVRRGLVSAAVMVFVCSLGQYVIPQMVGGASDEMLGSKIAQRVFSDRNLPHASALAAGLMLAVLVPMLIVAVWQRFGRKEAAS
- a CDS encoding ABC transporter ATP-binding protein, with amino-acid sequence MDDFLVIDHVTKSFGSQRAVDDVSLAVAQGEAFSLLGPSGCGKTTLLRMIAGFERPDSGRILVGGQDITALPPEQRPVNTVFQNYALFPHLSVWENVAFGLRMSRRPREEIRSGVDRMLELVRLSEQARKRPAQLSGGQRQRVAVARALVNRPQVLLLDEPLAALDLKLRQHMLMELNTIHEQVGTTFIYVTHDQGEAMSLSDRIAVMNAGKVEQIDSPEHLYETPRSSFVATFIGDANFFTGTAVELQHEGYVRVLVEGLGSPLVLSNGTISSNQTLRLMVRPEKISLTLKRPLSGDRVNAFAGVVEDIAYFGSHTRYRIRAGEHHIIAQLQRSRFSGGEIAPERGAEVWMSFHPDEGRVVLLEDAA
- a CDS encoding protein kinase; translation: MASNFEILRPLEEDTSSTLYLVRDKKRGRESCLRRFKTQKQEDIEGLKELFMQVSHIDSPHLEPVVEFGTDREGFFAVTEGLPPGETLSTVLERGPLTIAEFETVALQLMTVLDELHEQAVVHGSLRPDFVRITGASAANWRVTLHGFGQGFAGRDDSKEEQIRAYRCTAPEQWQDGTTRRRTDVYALGCVLYEALAARPPFDGKVLKELRLKHISHDLPPLQKISSHVPGWMCAWVMHLLAVDPEQRPRKAAVARELFERREAPNLPELPPRSETPAEIAPTTPPVSLNPQPPSSPVVLPTAHHGARHHATSSTIPIAAGPHVAAARAKRPTTIVAAPRKTYAPPRKPPAPAGNNLKPKLIAAAAVVLLLVIFMLSRCGKAPAPVKGKPGQKQR
- a CDS encoding di-heme oxidoredictase family protein, with the translated sequence MKAIRNHPILMLALACSIVTPASAQAPKKQPPPPPRNAPAAPATQPAPRTPPPPPPLKQPSQRPQPAQIPQTPPPNPRQPQFGDPLPGLTRRELQEFRDGRADFEAVETDTSGLGPIFNGSSCVICHSSPAVGGASVFNVTRFGRTENGVFNPLATLGGSLLQEREINSAVHEVVPPEANVVAQRNTTPLFGLGLIEAIPDAEILRNVRRQPVDGVLGKVSRVQDAATGRNMIGRFGWKAQVATLLTFSGEAYVNEMGITNRLFPVENAPNGNAQLLSQYDTVADPEDTLDAQGRGDIDRLAEFMQWLGAPPRLQLTPSAVAGRNVFQTVGCATCHVPVMRTGPNRSASLRNQEVWLFSDLLLHDMGALGDGIAQGTADVRDMKTAPLWGLRASAPYLHDGRAATVNDAIKAHDGEAKAAKERYLRLTNQQVQQLLDFLMSI
- a CDS encoding DUF3147 family protein, with translation MTLKLLLKYLLSAGIITLVSEMVKRSDKAGALLAALPFVSIITLFWVHFESAPELRAQKTADHMYYIFWYVLPTLPMFLLFPAFQRWWGFYGALGGSAVLTIALFALLRVITARFGLML